CGGTCGCTGCCGTGCGCGGCGACCACGGCCTCACCGGTGCGGTAGGGGATGCGGTGACGCACGTGGCCGGCGACGTACCCGGCCAGCTCGACCGCCTTGCCGGGGCTGGCGGCGAGGCGCCACGGCCGGGGGAGCCAGCCGCGCACGAGCCCGGCGGGACGCGAGGCCTCGTGCACCCCGACGACGGTGGCGCCGACCTCGGCGAGCGTCGCGGCGACGGGCAGCAGGAACGGCCCGGCCCCGGCCACGAGCACCCGCCGGCCGACGGCGACGCCGTCACCCTTGGCGAGGGCCTGCGCGGCGCCCGCCGTGACGACGCCGGGCAGGTCCCAGCCGGGGAAGGGCAGCGTGCGGTCGTGCGCCCCGGTGGCCAGCACGACGGCATGCGGCGCGAGGCTCAGGTGCGTGCGGCCGTGACCGTCGACGTCACCGACGAGCACGTGCAGGCGGGGGCCGTCGTCGTGCTGCTCGGCGGCCCAGACCTGCGCCCCGGTGCGCAGCTCGACCCGGGGGTGCGTGCGGGCGAGGTCGCGGAGGACCTCGTGCACCCGCCACTGGTGCTGCAGCCGCTGCTCGGCCGGCGTCGGCGTGGGGGTGTCACGGTGGCGCCAGTACTGCCCGCCCGTCTGGTGGGAGGCGTCGAGGAGGGTCACGCGGGCGCCCTGCTGCACGGCGGCGCGGGTGGCCGAGAGCCCGGCGGGCCCGGCCCCGACGACGACGACGTGACGCGTGCCGTCGCGTGGCGCCCTCACGCGTCGGCCCCGGGGAGCAGGTGGTGCTGACGGGTGACGACGTCGCCGTCCTGCGCCCGGCGCAGGCAGGCCCGCACGTCGGCGAGGTCGTTGACGGTGACGATGCAGTCGAAGCACACGCCGATGCCGCAGAAGAGGCCGCGCGGTCGCGCGGCGACCGACGTCGTGCGCCAGTCGCGGCGGCCGTCGGCCATGAGCACCCCGGCGATGCTCTGCCCGCGGGCTCCGGTGACGGGCGCGCCGTCCACGGTGATCGTCACCGCGTCGTCCGCCCGGCCGTCCACCGCAGCGGATGCCGTCGCGGTCGTCGCACGCGGATCGTCGCCGAGTGCGGGGGCCGGCGGCCTCGACCAGCGGCGGGCGCGGGGCGTCACGAGGCCACCGCCGTCTCGGCGAGGTGGCCGGCGAGGCTCGGCCGGTCGAGGCGGAAGGGGGTCGCGTCGTGCTCCGGCCGCTCGCCGAGCACGAGCGCGGCCAGCATCTCGCCCGTCGCGGGGGCCAGGCCGATGCCGGCGCCCTCGTGGCCGGTCGCGAAGAACAGGCCGGGCAGGCGGTGGTCGGGGCCCACCACGGGGAGGTGGTCGGGCATGTAGGGACGGAAGCCGAGGTAGCTGCGCATGACCCCCGCGGTCGCGAGGAAGGGGAAGAGCCGCAGGGCCCGGGCGGCCACCTCCTGCAGCACCTGCACCCGCAGGCGGGGGTCGAAGCCCACCTGCTCGCGGCTCGACCCGATGAGCACCGTGCCGGCGGCCGTCGACTCGACGACGGCCGACGTCTGCAGGGCCGCGTCGGCCGACTGCGTGGCGCCGAAGTAGTCGCCGTCGTAGACCTTGTGGTGCACGCGGTGCGGCATCCGGGTCGTCACGAGCACCATGCCGCGTCGTGGCCGCACGGGCAGGTCGCTGCCGAGGGCCTCGGCGACGTGGCCGGACCAGGGCCCGCAGGCCACGACGACGGCGTCGGCCGCGACCGTGCCCGCGTCGGTGCGCACACCGACGAGCCGCCCGTGCTCGACGACACCGCCGCGCACCTCGCGGTGCCCGAGCACGCTGGCGCCGAGGCGGCGTGCCGAGGCGAGGACGGCCTCGGTGGCGACGACGGGCTGCACCTGCGCGTCCTCGGGGTAGTGGACAGCGGCGGTCGCGGAGGGCGTCAGCCACGGCTCGAGCGCGCGCGCCTGCCGCTCGTCGACGACACGGGCGTCGACGCCCGCGGCCCGCTGGGAGGCGGCGAAGCCCTCGAGCGGGCCGGCTCCGGCATCCGTCGTGGCGACGACGACGCCGCCCTTGCGCTCGTACTCGATGGACGGAAAGCGGGGCCCCAGCTCGTCGGCGAGCTCGGCCGCGAGGGTCGGCCACAGCGCCGCCGCGTAGCGCGCGAGGTCGAGCTCGGCGCCCGGCCCCTTGTCGGACACGAGGATGTTGCCCTCGCCGTGCGCGCTCGTGGCCGTGGCGGGTGCGCCCTTGTCGAGCACCGTCACGCGGGCGCCGCGGCGGGCCAGCGAGCGCGCGCAGGACGCACCGACGATGCCCGCGCCGACGACGACGACGTGCGCGCTCATGACTCTCCTTCGGACGTGGGGTGCGGTACCTACCCGCATCGAGCGGGCCGGCGGATGCCGGGTGGTGGGGTGGGCGGGGACGTGCGGCTCAGGTGGCCGAGGCGCGGGCCGGGGTGGGCTCGCTCTGGCCCGCCCACAGCCCGACGGAGTGGCCGATGTGCCGTTCCATGAGGGCACGGGCGCCGGCCCCGTCACCGGCGGCGAGCAGCTCGAGCAGCTCGTGGTGCTCGTGGGCCGACTCGACGAGCCGGTTGGTACCCGCCATGGCCGAGAGCCCGAGCAGCCGGGCGCGGCTGCGCAGGTCGCTGACGATGTCGACCGCGACGGGGTTGCCGACCATCGCCGTGAGGCGCACGTGGAAGGCGGTGTCGGCCTCGAGGTAGGCCACGAGGTCGCCGGTGCGGGCGCCCTCGACGATGCGGTCGGCGCCGGCGCGCAGCTCGGCCAGGGCGGCGGTGGGGAAGGCGCCGGCGAGCCGTTCCATGCAGACCGGCTCGATCATGAGGCGCACGGCGGCGACGTGGCGCAGCGAGTCCTCGCTGACGACGGTGATGCGGAAGCCCTTGTTGCGCACCGGCTCGACGAAGCCGGACTTCTCCAGCTCGAGGATCGCCTCACGGACCGGGGTGGCGGAGACGTTGAACCGGGTCGCGAGCGTCGGCACCGACACGAGCTGGCCCGGCGCGAGCTCGCCGGTGACGATGGCGGCAACGAGGGCCCGGCGGACCCGCTCGCGCAGGCTCTCGGTGTGCTCGATGCGCCGCAGGGACACGGGGGTCAGGGTCGTCATGCTCGTCCTTTCGCGACGCGCTGGTGCCAGCGGTCGAAGGATACGGGCGACCGGTTCTGCACGATCAGTAGAATACTACTCAGTC
This is a stretch of genomic DNA from Terracoccus luteus. It encodes these proteins:
- a CDS encoding (2Fe-2S)-binding protein; amino-acid sequence: MTITVDGAPVTGARGQSIAGVLMADGRRDWRTTSVAARPRGLFCGIGVCFDCIVTVNDLADVRACLRRAQDGDVVTRQHHLLPGADA
- a CDS encoding GntR family transcriptional regulator, whose amino-acid sequence is MTTLTPVSLRRIEHTESLRERVRRALVAAIVTGELAPGQLVSVPTLATRFNVSATPVREAILELEKSGFVEPVRNKGFRITVVSEDSLRHVAAVRLMIEPVCMERLAGAFPTAALAELRAGADRIVEGARTGDLVAYLEADTAFHVRLTAMVGNPVAVDIVSDLRSRARLLGLSAMAGTNRLVESAHEHHELLELLAAGDGAGARALMERHIGHSVGLWAGQSEPTPARASAT
- a CDS encoding NAD(P)/FAD-dependent oxidoreductase, which codes for MSAHVVVVGAGIVGASCARSLARRGARVTVLDKGAPATATSAHGEGNILVSDKGPGAELDLARYAAALWPTLAAELADELGPRFPSIEYERKGGVVVATTDAGAGPLEGFAASQRAAGVDARVVDERQARALEPWLTPSATAAVHYPEDAQVQPVVATEAVLASARRLGASVLGHREVRGGVVEHGRLVGVRTDAGTVAADAVVVACGPWSGHVAEALGSDLPVRPRRGMVLVTTRMPHRVHHKVYDGDYFGATQSADAALQTSAVVESTAAGTVLIGSSREQVGFDPRLRVQVLQEVAARALRLFPFLATAGVMRSYLGFRPYMPDHLPVVGPDHRLPGLFFATGHEGAGIGLAPATGEMLAALVLGERPEHDATPFRLDRPSLAGHLAETAVAS